From one Sesamum indicum cultivar Zhongzhi No. 13 linkage group LG13, S_indicum_v1.0, whole genome shotgun sequence genomic stretch:
- the LOC105175997 gene encoding sister chromatid cohesion 1 protein 3-like: MEEDIPLPVEVDATAGSEYPSPPNQLAADDGIIGNSSPQDLPSIEIMRDARHGFDFNNSPILPDRVEPDKFLEEQINKDKANCTPVTEEVLLPDDRFSSPENHEEQHSLRHLDSPMLFVHQSPEMEIQPTPPVTQRVVRKRKRKQYFDKSPVLSNKHVKKALDDTDDTRRNRRNCPLSSLAIFKQNMRLQLKKNGLPCQTYVTGCCLALLSLYEEGNISVHHMVTTEKTPQEMSADQALSPSHDRDREIEVLRNNEGASPDRFMSSFSMAVPSPHGRSYFTPENSSFGLQSECLETNDGDSVLPTSDMGTSPRDLDSEMRTPDTFFGKGLPERTALSDIPELASSAEELGFLEQDDNFPAGSQGTPEFDIFSYNQGTPELQALSSRTRAVAQYLKKQSSITPTSGNSQESSEDLSLNKILEGKPKKICARMFYETLVLKNYGLVDVHQENPYDDISLKVTPKLSKGQFSG, encoded by the exons ATGGAGGAAGA TATTCCTCTTCCTGTTGAAGTGGATGCAACTGCTGGTTCTGAGTATCCTTCGCCTCCTAATCAGTTAGCAGCAGATGATGGAATTATCGGAAATAGCAGTCCGCAAGATTTACCTAGTATTGAAATCATGCGTGATGCTAGACATGGTTTTGATTTCAACAATTCACCAATATTGCCTGATCGTGTTGAACCCGACAAATTCCTGGAAGAGCAAATCAATAAAGATAAGGCGAACTGCACTCCAGTTACAGAAGAAGTATTGTTGCCTGATGACCGCTTCTCTTCACCCGAGAATCATGAAGAACAACATTCTCTAAGGCACTTGGATTCTCCAATGCTTTTTG TCCACCAGTCACCTGAAATGGAAATCCAACCAACCCCACCTGTTACACAACGAGTTGTtagaaaaaggaagagaaagCAGTATTTTGACAAGTCTCCTGTATTGAGCAACAA ACATGTGAAAAAAGCACTAGATGACACCGACGACACCCGCCGGAATAGGAGGAACTGTCCTTTATCTTCTCTTGCGATCTTCAAACAAAACATGAGGttgcaattaaaaaagaatggtCTCCCTTGTCAGACCTATGTAACTG GATGTTGTCTTGCACTGTTGAGTTTATACGAGGAAGGCAACATCTCTGTTCATCATATGGTTACTACAGAAAAAACACCCCAAGAGATGAGTGCTGATCAGGCCCTTTCACCTAGTCATGATCGTGACAGAGAGATTGAAGTTCTTCGCAATAATGAGGGAGCTTCACCAGATAGATTTATGTCTTCTTTCTCCATGGCCGTGCCTTCTCCACATGGGAGGAGCTATTTCACTCCTGAAAACTCCAGTTTTGGTTTGCAATCAGAATGTCTTGAAACAAATGATGGGGATAGTGTATTACCTACTTCAGACATGGGAACATCTCCTCGGGATCTAGACTCAGAAATGAGAACCCCAGATACATTCTTTGGGAAGGGGTTGCCTGAGCGCACAGCCCTTTCTGACATTCCTGAGCTGGCGTCTTCTGCAGAA GAGCTTGGGTTTCTAGAACAAGATGACAATTTTCCTGCTG GATCTCAAGGAACACCAGAATTTGACATCTTCTCATATAACCAGGGGACCCCGGAATTGCAAGCATTATCTTCAAGAACAAG GGCTGTGGCTCAGTACTTGAAAAAGCAGTCCTCTATAACCCCTACCTCAGGGAACTCACAAGAATCGTCGGAAGATCTCAGCTTGAACAAGATTCTTGAAGgcaaacccaaaaaaatatgcGCTCGGATGTTTTATGAGACCCTG GTTCTGAAGAATTATGGGCTTGTAGATGTACATCAAGAGAATCCATATGATGATATCAGTCTGAAGGTTACTCCTAAGCTCTCCAAGGGACAATTCTCCGGTTGA